The Zobellia alginiliquefaciens genome contains a region encoding:
- a CDS encoding DUF4270 family protein: MKITLAILVCLSLLVSCSTDAVNDSDFEAGDIFTDSDIRVVQLDTMTVDFSTMKFDSVDTSQSVRMLLGKYKDPVYGTVKGASFMEFIPSSYFIDTDAEFDSITFILRPDNYYYNDTLQSSTLHIKELSEALKPEDGVNFYNTSTIDFYEEDLGELTYIPRPLSTDSLEVKLLDTFGFSLFDNFQQKKITTYDEYRNSYYGITIQPDDTDDGPIIGFSLLSTMRLYYSIAGEEERTQSYTDFTINTTSSPVPFFNQVSAEEPNEYLKSLTDQETNLHSTETDNLSFIQSSIGIATRLEFPNIKSVFDIQGEGTLLDASLKISPSVNSYDDLLTLRDTLSVFVVDQNNELTSQLFSTDGSVAQAILNRSNQEFNDIYYELPLSGYLEGLISTDQESSDALILLPSDYNSTVDRFVLNTDINSQSTTLELTYAIYDEDE, from the coding sequence ATGAAAATTACATTGGCCATCCTTGTTTGCCTATCACTCCTAGTTTCATGCAGTACCGATGCGGTTAACGATTCAGATTTTGAAGCAGGAGACATTTTTACCGATAGTGATATACGCGTGGTTCAACTAGATACCATGACCGTAGATTTTTCTACTATGAAGTTTGATAGTGTAGATACGTCACAGTCCGTTCGTATGCTCCTTGGCAAATACAAAGACCCGGTTTACGGAACAGTCAAAGGAGCAAGCTTTATGGAATTTATACCAAGTTCATATTTTATTGATACAGATGCCGAATTTGATAGTATAACTTTTATCCTTAGGCCGGACAACTACTATTATAACGATACACTACAATCTAGCACCCTTCATATTAAGGAGTTGAGTGAAGCCTTAAAACCGGAAGATGGAGTTAATTTTTATAATACCAGTACAATAGATTTTTATGAAGAGGATTTAGGTGAGCTCACCTATATCCCAAGACCACTCTCAACAGACTCCCTTGAAGTAAAACTCTTGGACACCTTTGGTTTTAGTCTATTTGATAATTTTCAGCAGAAAAAAATTACCACTTATGACGAGTATAGAAATTCCTATTACGGTATAACCATTCAACCGGATGATACCGATGATGGTCCTATAATAGGTTTTTCATTACTCTCCACCATGAGGCTTTATTACAGTATTGCAGGTGAAGAGGAGCGCACCCAGTCTTATACAGACTTCACAATTAATACTACAAGTTCACCCGTTCCATTTTTCAATCAGGTTTCTGCTGAGGAACCAAATGAATATTTAAAGTCATTAACTGACCAAGAAACGAACCTTCACAGCACGGAAACCGATAATCTAAGCTTTATACAATCTAGCATAGGCATTGCAACTAGATTAGAATTTCCTAATATAAAATCTGTATTTGACATTCAAGGAGAAGGCACCCTTCTTGATGCCTCCCTTAAAATTTCGCCTTCGGTTAATAGTTATGACGACTTATTGACCTTAAGAGATACGCTATCTGTATTCGTGGTCGACCAAAACAACGAGCTTACCAGTCAATTGTTTTCAACAGATGGCAGTGTAGCACAGGCAATTTTGAACCGTAGCAATCAAGAGTTTAATGACATCTATTACGAGTTGCCCTTAAGTGGTTATTTAGAGGGATTGATTTCTACTGACCAAGAATCATCCGACGCCCTGATTCTATTACCAAGCGATTACAATTCGACTGTGGACCGTTTTGTTCTCAATACAGATATAAACTCTCAAAGTACCACACTTGAACTTACTTATGCGATTTATGACGAAGATGAATAA